In one Sphingomonas sp. S1-29 genomic region, the following are encoded:
- a CDS encoding ExeA family protein yields MYDEHYGLSGRPFQLTPDPKFWFETATHRKAMAYLGYGLSQGEGFIVITGDPGAGKTTLVGHLMDQIDRERLHVIKIVSTQIDAAELLHLVAAGLNVDTSRLSKAHVLASIERALHAMARSGKRTLLIIDEAQSLPLGSLEELRMLSNFQAGGYPLLQIFLLGQPEFRGVLQGAGSLEQLRQRVIAMHHLEPMEAEEVEPYLIHRLQVVGWEGRPDFDADAITALHRWSGGVPRLLNQLAGRVMLYGAIEGIDRFTADDVATVTTDIDSDMADRPARPGAAPRPIRADIAPPPPTPPPAPTRDGALEARIAELEQRLEEQDAALRRVLTLLVDWVEGDGGRPEQTVLRGTAA; encoded by the coding sequence ATGTACGATGAACATTATGGACTGAGCGGACGGCCCTTCCAGCTGACCCCCGATCCCAAATTCTGGTTCGAGACCGCCACCCACCGCAAGGCGATGGCGTATCTCGGCTATGGCCTGAGCCAGGGCGAAGGCTTCATCGTCATCACCGGCGATCCGGGCGCTGGCAAGACCACGCTGGTCGGTCATCTGATGGACCAGATCGATCGCGAGCGGCTGCACGTCATCAAGATCGTGTCGACCCAGATCGACGCCGCCGAGCTGCTGCACCTCGTCGCCGCCGGGCTCAACGTCGACACCTCGCGATTGTCGAAGGCGCATGTGCTCGCCAGCATCGAGCGCGCGCTCCACGCGATGGCGCGATCGGGCAAGCGCACGCTGCTGATCATCGACGAGGCGCAGTCGCTGCCGCTGGGCAGCCTCGAAGAGCTGCGGATGCTGTCGAACTTCCAGGCGGGCGGCTATCCGCTGCTGCAGATATTCCTGCTCGGCCAGCCCGAGTTTCGGGGCGTTTTGCAGGGCGCGGGCAGCCTCGAGCAGCTGCGCCAGCGGGTGATCGCGATGCACCACCTCGAGCCGATGGAGGCCGAGGAGGTCGAGCCTTATCTGATCCATCGCCTGCAGGTGGTCGGCTGGGAAGGGCGCCCCGATTTCGATGCCGACGCGATCACCGCGCTGCACCGTTGGTCGGGCGGCGTACCGCGGTTGCTCAACCAGCTTGCCGGCCGGGTGATGCTGTACGGCGCGATCGAGGGGATCGACCGCTTCACCGCCGACGACGTCGCGACGGTGACCACCGATATCGACAGCGACATGGCCGATCGCCCGGCCCGGCCCGGCGCCGCGCCGCGCCCGATCCGCGCCGACATCGCGCCGCCGCCGCCCACGCCGCCGCCTGCACCGACGCGCGACGGCGCGCTCGAAGCCCGGATCGCCGAGCTCGAACAGCGGCTCGAGGAACAGGATGCGGCGCTTCGCCGGGTGCTGACCTTGCTGGTCGATTGGGTCGAGGGGGATGGCGGCCGCCCCGAGCAGACGGTGCTTCGCGGCACCGCCGCCTGA
- a CDS encoding AAA family ATPase, whose translation MNDQTPGRFKGTLLERAAKLYDYAPLPPLDPATLPPRRAETPPAPAFDPEPSGFAEAEPYPAFIPDRRFAAIDPVALGDKGLLVPGAPVTPLAEEYRLVKRQLLANARGIAGDQARAILVCSAKPGDGKTFTAINLALSLAAEKDVEILLVDADIAKPDVLQTLGIDEGPGLLDAIGDPQVAIEGCIVETDVANLTVLPAGTRGHADTELLASARARTLIEGLVAADPRRIVVFDSPPALAASPAGVLATLVGQVVVVVRADRTSETDLRDAIAALDGCEHVQLILNGVTLRPGGPRLGDYYGYGATE comes from the coding sequence ATGAACGACCAGACCCCCGGCCGCTTCAAGGGCACGCTGCTCGAACGCGCGGCGAAGCTGTATGATTACGCGCCGCTGCCACCGCTCGATCCCGCGACCTTGCCGCCGCGCCGCGCCGAGACGCCGCCCGCGCCAGCCTTCGATCCCGAACCTTCGGGCTTCGCCGAAGCCGAACCCTATCCGGCGTTCATCCCCGATCGGCGCTTCGCCGCGATCGATCCGGTGGCGCTGGGCGACAAGGGGCTGCTCGTCCCCGGCGCGCCGGTGACGCCGCTCGCCGAGGAATATCGCCTCGTCAAACGCCAGCTGCTCGCCAATGCGCGCGGTATCGCGGGCGATCAGGCGCGCGCGATCCTGGTGTGCTCGGCCAAGCCCGGCGACGGCAAGACCTTCACCGCGATCAACCTCGCGCTGTCGCTCGCCGCCGAAAAGGACGTCGAGATCCTGCTGGTCGATGCCGACATTGCCAAGCCCGACGTGCTCCAGACGCTGGGGATCGACGAAGGCCCCGGGCTGCTCGACGCGATCGGCGATCCCCAGGTGGCGATCGAAGGCTGCATCGTCGAAACCGACGTAGCGAACCTCACCGTGCTGCCCGCGGGTACGCGCGGCCATGCCGACACCGAATTGCTCGCCAGCGCGCGCGCGCGAACGCTGATCGAGGGGCTGGTCGCCGCCGATCCGCGCCGCATCGTCGTGTTCGATTCGCCGCCCGCGCTCGCCGCCTCGCCCGCCGGGGTGCTCGCGACGTTGGTGGGGCAGGTGGTGGTCGTCGTCCGCGCCGATCGCACCAGCGAGACCGACCTGCGCGACGCGATCGCCGCGCTCGACGGGTGCGAGCATGTCCAGTTGATCCTGAATGGCGTCACCCTGCGCCCCGGCGGTCCGCGCCTTGGCGATTACTATGGCTATGGAGCCACCGAATGA
- a CDS encoding TIGR03087 family PEP-CTERM/XrtA system glycosyltransferase — translation MRDILFLAHRVPFPPDRGDKIRAHHVLKHLAKRARVHLVAMADVEADLHHGALLAEHCASHKVIWRSMGRAQAAATALLRRQPISIAAFAHPEYARAVQRALAEHPIDTIFVYSGQMAQYVPADFAGRFVMDFCDVDSAKFGDYAEGASLPMAMMMRREDRLLARFEAQVAARADASLFVSEAEAALFRARTGAARVQVMENGIDTGFFDPAAPFAEAGQAGPLIVFTGQMDYRPNVDAAIWFAREVMPQLRQRQPSARFAIVGRAPVPEVSRLASDSVIVTGEVADVRGWLAAAAVVVAPLKIARGIQNKVLEAMAMARPVVASPAAAEGIDHAGTVVIADTPADYVAAIDALIADPRDLGQAARRQVERRYAWAARLAPLDALLGLETRAAA, via the coding sequence ATGCGCGACATCCTGTTCTTAGCGCATCGCGTGCCCTTTCCCCCCGATCGCGGCGACAAGATTCGCGCGCATCACGTGCTCAAGCATCTGGCGAAGCGCGCGCGCGTCCATCTGGTCGCGATGGCCGATGTCGAGGCTGATCTGCACCACGGCGCGCTGCTCGCCGAGCATTGCGCGAGCCATAAGGTGATCTGGCGTTCCATGGGCCGCGCGCAGGCTGCAGCGACTGCGTTGCTGCGCCGCCAGCCGATCTCGATCGCCGCCTTCGCGCATCCCGAATATGCGCGAGCGGTGCAGCGCGCGCTGGCCGAGCATCCGATCGACACGATCTTCGTCTATTCGGGGCAGATGGCGCAATATGTCCCCGCCGATTTCGCCGGGCGCTTCGTGATGGATTTCTGCGACGTCGATTCGGCCAAGTTCGGTGATTATGCCGAGGGTGCCTCGCTGCCGATGGCGATGATGATGCGCCGCGAGGATCGCCTGCTCGCGCGGTTCGAGGCGCAAGTCGCGGCGCGCGCCGACGCCAGCCTGTTCGTCAGCGAAGCCGAGGCCGCGCTGTTCCGCGCGCGCACAGGCGCTGCGCGGGTGCAGGTGATGGAAAACGGCATCGACACCGGCTTCTTCGACCCCGCCGCGCCCTTTGCCGAGGCAGGGCAGGCGGGACCATTGATCGTCTTTACCGGGCAGATGGATTATCGGCCGAATGTGGATGCGGCCATCTGGTTCGCGCGCGAAGTGATGCCGCAGCTCCGCCAGCGCCAGCCGAGCGCGCGCTTCGCGATCGTTGGCCGGGCACCCGTGCCCGAGGTGTCGCGGCTCGCCAGCGACAGTGTGATCGTCACCGGAGAAGTCGCCGATGTGCGCGGTTGGCTCGCCGCCGCCGCGGTGGTGGTCGCGCCGCTCAAGATCGCGCGTGGCATCCAGAACAAGGTGCTCGAAGCGATGGCGATGGCGCGCCCGGTCGTCGCCAGCCCCGCCGCGGCAGAGGGGATCGATCATGCCGGTACGGTCGTCATCGCCGACACCCCAGCCGACTATGTCGCGGCGATCGACGCGCTGATCGCCGACCCCCGCGACCTCGGCCAAGCCGCGCGCCGGCAGGTCGAGCGGCGCTATGCCTGGGCCGCGCGGCTTGCGCCGCTCGATGCGTTGCTCGGGCTCGAAACCAGGGCCGCGGCGTGA
- the xrtA gene encoding exosortase A, with translation MTIAIPAADFARAGGFDTRWRRHAAFLAFAWAAILLIFARDVGDLADIYWNSTTFGHCLFILPVVGWLMWQRKDALPAVPVAAWWPALALVALGAFGWFVGEIAGVALARHLGLVLMLQGAVVTILGPQVARALLFPIAYLLFLVPFGEAFEAPLQDVTVALLMPMLHAAGVPAVVDGVLITTPNGYFEVAEACSGAKFLIAMLAYGVLVANVCFVSWSRRAAFMAVAIVVPILANGVRAWGTIYAAELTSVEAATGFDHIVYGWVFFALVMVAVLAIGWRWFDRDPDAAWFDASLLQAIPRRTTDVFRATGLVIAIAVAAAGWAHVIDARTAPLPDRIALPQIPGWTRVPPATTAPWVPNYPGADRFAMARYADPSGSTVDLAIAVYANQHEGKELVGFGIGAIRENDRWIRVHDLPDLAGGAALRMTHAGPIERETVTWHRIGATLTGDARRVKLETLRVKLTGDDSRAVAVLASTVRAPGQDSRAVLQRFVAAAGPIERVADRASGRR, from the coding sequence GTGACGATCGCGATCCCGGCGGCAGATTTCGCCCGTGCCGGCGGCTTCGACACGCGCTGGCGTCGCCACGCCGCGTTCCTGGCCTTCGCCTGGGCAGCAATCCTGCTGATCTTCGCGCGCGATGTCGGTGACCTCGCCGATATCTATTGGAACTCGACCACCTTCGGGCATTGCCTGTTCATCCTGCCGGTGGTCGGCTGGCTGATGTGGCAGCGCAAGGACGCGTTGCCCGCGGTGCCGGTGGCCGCCTGGTGGCCCGCGCTCGCGCTGGTGGCGCTGGGGGCGTTCGGCTGGTTCGTCGGCGAGATCGCCGGGGTCGCGCTCGCGCGGCATCTGGGGCTGGTGCTGATGCTCCAGGGCGCGGTCGTAACGATCCTGGGACCGCAGGTCGCGCGCGCGCTGCTGTTTCCCATCGCGTATCTGCTCTTCCTGGTGCCCTTCGGCGAGGCGTTCGAAGCGCCGCTGCAGGACGTCACCGTCGCGTTGCTGATGCCGATGCTCCACGCCGCGGGGGTGCCCGCGGTGGTCGACGGGGTGCTCATCACCACCCCCAATGGCTATTTCGAGGTCGCCGAGGCGTGTTCGGGGGCCAAGTTCCTGATCGCGATGCTCGCTTATGGCGTGCTGGTCGCCAATGTGTGCTTCGTGTCGTGGTCGCGCCGCGCGGCGTTCATGGCGGTCGCGATCGTCGTGCCGATCCTCGCCAACGGGGTCCGCGCCTGGGGGACGATCTATGCCGCTGAACTGACCTCGGTCGAAGCGGCGACCGGCTTCGACCATATCGTTTATGGCTGGGTGTTCTTCGCCTTGGTGATGGTCGCGGTGCTGGCGATCGGCTGGCGCTGGTTCGATCGCGATCCCGATGCGGCGTGGTTCGACGCGAGCTTGCTGCAAGCGATCCCCCGCCGCACCACCGACGTTTTCCGTGCGACCGGCCTGGTCATCGCGATTGCGGTGGCCGCCGCTGGCTGGGCGCACGTGATCGACGCGCGCACCGCGCCGCTGCCCGATCGGATCGCGCTGCCGCAAATTCCCGGCTGGACCCGTGTTCCGCCCGCAACCACGGCCCCTTGGGTTCCTAATTATCCCGGCGCCGACCGTTTCGCGATGGCGCGCTATGCAGATCCCTCGGGCTCGACGGTCGATCTCGCGATTGCGGTCTATGCCAACCAGCACGAGGGCAAGGAGCTCGTCGGCTTCGGCATCGGCGCGATCCGCGAGAATGATCGCTGGATCCGCGTCCACGACCTGCCCGATCTGGCGGGCGGCGCGGCGCTTCGCATGACGCATGCCGGCCCGATCGAGCGCGAGACGGTGACGTGGCATCGCATCGGCGCTACGCTCACCGGCGACGCAAGGCGCGTGAAGCTGGAGACGCTGCGGGTGAAATTGACGGGCGACGACAGCCGCGCGGTGGCGGTGCTGGCATCGACGGTACGGGCGCCGGGGCAGGACAGCCGCGCGGTGCTGCAGCGCTTCGTCGCCGCGGCGGGGCCGATCGAGCGGGTTGCCGATCGCGCTTCGGGGCGTCGGTGA
- a CDS encoding alpha/beta hydrolase: MIDRRTILGASAAMAVTGAAAGVARAAPAQRTTLQWPTREHFKLWPGRAPGAPATLPVPKRDGPDDGRELWMRGVAEPTVSVYRPAKPNGIGVLSIPGGGYGFVSVENEGAGVARVLNPLGYTVFVLTYRLPGEGWSQRADVPLQDAQRAMRLIRARAGSFGIDPAKLGILGFSAGGHLAASLTVGHADPVYTALDAADRGDARPAFSGLVYPVTALTYDGKLNGSGRNLVGDSPDPAILARYDTVARVTTQTPPIFLLHAADDGLVPLEMGLSMLTAARAAKVPVEGHFYEKGGHGFGMATDPAHPAHGWGALFATWLARHMG; this comes from the coding sequence ATGATCGACCGGCGAACGATATTGGGCGCGAGCGCGGCGATGGCGGTGACCGGCGCCGCCGCGGGCGTCGCGCGCGCCGCGCCGGCGCAGCGCACGACGCTCCAATGGCCGACGCGCGAGCATTTCAAGCTCTGGCCGGGCCGGGCGCCGGGGGCGCCCGCGACGCTGCCGGTGCCCAAGCGCGACGGCCCCGACGATGGCCGCGAACTATGGATGCGCGGCGTCGCCGAGCCGACGGTGTCGGTCTATCGCCCCGCCAAGCCCAATGGCATCGGCGTGCTGTCGATCCCCGGCGGCGGCTATGGCTTCGTGTCGGTCGAGAATGAGGGCGCGGGCGTGGCGCGCGTGCTCAATCCGCTGGGCTATACGGTGTTCGTGCTCACCTATCGCCTACCCGGCGAAGGCTGGAGCCAGCGCGCCGACGTGCCGCTGCAGGACGCGCAGCGCGCGATGCGGCTGATCCGCGCGCGGGCGGGGTCGTTCGGGATCGATCCGGCGAAGCTCGGCATTCTGGGCTTTTCGGCCGGCGGGCATCTGGCGGCGTCGCTGACCGTCGGCCATGCCGACCCGGTCTATACCGCGCTCGACGCAGCCGATCGCGGCGATGCGCGCCCAGCATTTTCGGGGCTGGTCTATCCGGTGACCGCATTGACCTATGACGGCAAGCTCAACGGGTCGGGCCGCAACCTCGTGGGCGATTCGCCCGATCCGGCGATCCTGGCGCGCTACGACACCGTCGCACGAGTGACCACGCAGACGCCGCCGATCTTCCTGTTGCATGCCGCCGATGACGGGCTGGTGCCGCTGGAGATGGGACTGTCGATGCTGACCGCAGCGCGCGCCGCGAAGGTGCCGGTCGAGGGACATTTCTATGAAAAGGGCGGGCATGGCTTCGGCATGGCGACAGATCCGGCGCATCCCGCGCACGGCTGGGGCGCGCTGTTCGCGACCTGGCTGGCAAGGCATATGGGGTAA
- a CDS encoding FemAB family XrtA/PEP-CTERM system-associated protein, whose amino-acid sequence MNARALPPATIRVADLRDAGDRERIIAFVEAQPDATPFHLPQWSIATAKGCGQVAQYLLAERGDAGIVGVLPLTEVHSPLFGRALVSTGFGVDGGILGEGGAALAQAAWRLAERLSCPTLELRGGGDPGEGFARNTASYVSFARDLAADDDAELLAIPRKQRAEVRRALGFDLDVTIDADPRDHYAVYAQSVRNLGTPVFPASLFRAVLAAFGDSADILTVRHQGRAIASVLSLYWRGTVYPYWGGGTAEARALRANDRMYFALMGHARARGCTRFDFGRSKTGTGAAAFKKNWGFEAVPRTYYTRTADGSAPREINPLSPKYRLQVQAWSKLPLPIANRLGPWIARGLG is encoded by the coding sequence GTGAACGCGCGCGCGCTTCCCCCGGCCACGATCCGCGTCGCCGATCTGCGTGACGCCGGTGATCGAGAACGCATCATCGCGTTCGTCGAGGCGCAGCCCGATGCGACACCCTTCCATCTGCCGCAATGGAGCATCGCCACCGCCAAAGGGTGCGGCCAGGTCGCGCAGTATCTGCTCGCCGAGCGCGGCGATGCCGGGATCGTCGGCGTGCTGCCGCTTACCGAGGTGCATTCGCCCCTGTTCGGGCGGGCGCTCGTCTCGACCGGTTTTGGTGTCGATGGCGGGATATTGGGGGAGGGGGGCGCTGCGTTGGCGCAGGCGGCTTGGCGGCTGGCCGAGCGGCTGAGCTGCCCTACGCTCGAACTGCGCGGCGGTGGCGATCCGGGCGAAGGGTTCGCGCGCAACACCGCGAGCTATGTCAGCTTCGCGCGCGACCTCGCCGCCGACGACGATGCTGAACTGCTGGCAATCCCGCGCAAGCAGCGCGCCGAAGTCCGCCGCGCGCTCGGTTTCGACCTCGATGTGACGATCGACGCCGATCCGCGCGATCATTATGCGGTCTATGCGCAATCGGTCCGCAATCTCGGCACCCCGGTGTTTCCGGCGAGCCTTTTCCGCGCGGTGCTCGCGGCGTTCGGCGACTCTGCCGATATCTTGACGGTCCGGCACCAGGGCAGGGCGATCGCCAGCGTGCTCAGCCTATATTGGCGCGGCACCGTCTATCCCTATTGGGGCGGCGGCACTGCCGAGGCGCGCGCACTGCGCGCCAACGACCGGATGTATTTCGCGCTGATGGGGCATGCCCGCGCGCGGGGCTGCACCCGCTTCGACTTCGGACGCTCGAAGACCGGCACCGGCGCGGCGGCGTTCAAGAAGAATTGGGGGTTCGAAGCGGTCCCGCGCACCTACTATACCCGCACCGCCGACGGCAGCGCGCCGCGCGAGATCAATCCGCTGAGCCCGAAATACCGGTTGCAAGTGCAGGCCTGGTCGAAGCTGCCGCTGCCGATCGCCAACCGGCTGGGGCCGTGGATCGCGCGGGGGCTGGGCTGA
- a CDS encoding saccharopine dehydrogenase family protein, producing the protein MKDVLVIGAGGVSSVAVHKMAKNPDLFGKITLASRRRFKCDAIAKSVMERYGVEIATAEVDADDVEATARLIEQVKPALLVNLALPYQDLNLMEACLKTGTHYLDTANYEPRDQAKFEYSWQWAYQERFKEAGLMALLGSGFDPGVTSVFATYIKKHLLDRIDTLDILDCNGGDHGQHFATNFNPEINIREVTAPARHYEKGEWVETPALSERQVFIFDQVGAKNMYLMYHEELESLAKHLPEIKRIRFWMTFGEQYLTHLRVLENVGMTSIEPVMFEGREIVPLQFLKAVLPEPSTLGETTKGKTNIGDIATGEKDGKQKTVYVYNVCDHEDAYAETGNQAVSYTTGVPAMIGAALMLNGTWKGEGVFNIEQLDPDPFMEMLNAHGLPWQVKELPEPLRF; encoded by the coding sequence GTGAAAGACGTTCTGGTGATCGGTGCGGGCGGCGTATCGTCGGTTGCAGTCCACAAGATGGCGAAGAACCCCGATTTGTTCGGGAAGATCACGCTGGCAAGCCGCCGCCGCTTCAAATGCGATGCGATCGCCAAATCGGTGATGGAGCGCTATGGCGTCGAGATCGCCACCGCCGAAGTCGATGCCGACGATGTCGAGGCGACCGCGCGGCTGATCGAACAGGTCAAGCCCGCGCTGCTGGTGAATCTGGCGTTGCCCTATCAGGATCTCAACCTGATGGAGGCGTGCCTCAAGACCGGCACGCATTATCTCGACACCGCCAATTACGAGCCGCGCGACCAGGCCAAGTTCGAATATAGCTGGCAATGGGCATATCAGGAGCGCTTCAAGGAAGCCGGGCTGATGGCGCTGCTGGGGTCGGGTTTCGATCCGGGCGTCACCAGCGTGTTCGCGACCTATATCAAGAAGCATCTGCTCGACCGGATCGACACGCTCGACATTCTCGATTGCAACGGCGGCGATCATGGCCAGCATTTCGCGACCAACTTCAATCCAGAGATCAACATCCGCGAAGTGACCGCCCCCGCGCGTCATTATGAAAAGGGCGAATGGGTCGAAACCCCGGCGCTGAGCGAGCGTCAGGTGTTCATCTTCGACCAGGTCGGCGCGAAGAACATGTATCTGATGTATCACGAGGAGCTCGAAAGCCTCGCCAAGCACCTGCCCGAGATCAAGCGCATCCGCTTCTGGATGACCTTCGGCGAGCAGTATTTGACCCATCTGCGCGTGCTCGAGAATGTCGGCATGACGTCGATCGAGCCGGTGATGTTCGAAGGACGCGAGATCGTGCCGCTGCAGTTCCTCAAGGCGGTGCTGCCCGAACCCTCGACGCTGGGCGAGACGACCAAGGGCAAGACCAATATCGGCGACATCGCCACCGGCGAAAAGGACGGCAAGCAGAAGACCGTCTATGTTTATAACGTCTGCGATCATGAGGACGCCTATGCCGAGACGGGCAATCAGGCGGTGAGCTACACCACCGGCGTTCCCGCGATGATCGGCGCAGCGCTGATGCTCAATGGCACCTGGAAGGGCGAGGGCGTGTTCAACATCGAACAGCTCGATCCCGATCCCTTCATGGAGATGCTCAACGCGCATGGCCTGCCCTGGCAGGTCAAGGAACTGCCCGAGCCGCTGCGGTTCTGA
- a CDS encoding XrtA/PEP-CTERM system amidotransferase — protein MCGIAGLFYPGTPKPVEPARIAAMTDALAHRGPDGSGIWTAPGVGFGHRRLSIIDLAGGRQPMATDDGEITVTYNGEIYNFADVRAELEAKGAHFRTAGDTEVLLHGWRAWGPDLLDRLNGMFAFALHDSRRQCLFLARDRMGVKPLHYVELADGALAFASELKGLLAHPLLRRELDVRAIEDFMGLGYVPDDACLIAGVKKLPAGHFLLVERGQPVPQPRKWWDVDFSQRAKGSTRDLQAELTDHLRAAVQSRMVADVPLGAFLSGGVDSSAVVALMAEASPRAVQTCTIGFDEAGHDERAHAQTIADRFATDHRVRTVASDDFALIDTLVAAFDEPFADASALATYRVCELARERVTVALSGDGADEAMAGYRRYRFHAAEERVRGLLPAALRRGAGALGAIYPKADWAPRPLRAKTTLLALADDGPTAYAKSVGVTLPAIREGLYNAATRRALGGHRAETRYIETIRAAPGRDGLDAAQYADFKHWLPGDILTKVDRTSMAVSLEAREPLLDHRLIEFAATLPASLRVRGGEGKWLMKKAMEPYLPRDILYRPKMGFVTPISAWFRGPLADDAANLARSAVLATWFEPAAIERLASEHKAGRAEHGRTLWQLLMLEKSVARLFG, from the coding sequence ATGTGCGGTATTGCAGGCCTGTTCTACCCCGGCACCCCCAAGCCCGTCGAACCCGCGCGCATCGCCGCGATGACCGACGCGCTCGCGCATCGCGGGCCCGACGGATCGGGGATCTGGACCGCCCCCGGGGTCGGCTTCGGCCATCGCCGCCTGTCGATCATCGACCTGGCGGGCGGGCGCCAGCCGATGGCGACCGACGATGGCGAGATCACCGTCACCTATAACGGTGAGATATACAATTTCGCCGACGTCCGCGCCGAACTCGAGGCGAAGGGCGCGCACTTCCGCACCGCGGGCGATACCGAGGTACTGCTACACGGCTGGCGCGCCTGGGGGCCGGACCTTCTCGATCGGCTCAACGGCATGTTCGCCTTCGCGCTGCACGATAGCCGCCGCCAATGCCTGTTCCTTGCGCGCGACCGGATGGGGGTGAAGCCGCTTCATTATGTCGAGCTCGCCGACGGCGCGCTTGCATTCGCGTCCGAACTCAAGGGGTTGCTGGCACACCCTCTGCTACGCCGCGAACTCGATGTGCGCGCGATCGAGGATTTTATGGGGCTGGGCTATGTCCCAGACGACGCCTGTCTGATCGCCGGCGTGAAGAAGCTGCCCGCCGGCCATTTCCTGCTGGTCGAGCGCGGACAGCCCGTGCCGCAACCGCGCAAATGGTGGGACGTCGATTTCTCGCAGCGTGCCAAGGGCAGCACCCGCGACCTTCAGGCCGAGCTTACCGATCACCTGCGTGCAGCGGTGCAATCGCGCATGGTCGCCGACGTGCCGCTCGGCGCATTCCTGTCGGGCGGGGTCGATAGCTCGGCAGTGGTCGCGCTGATGGCCGAGGCGAGCCCGCGCGCGGTGCAGACCTGCACGATCGGCTTCGACGAGGCGGGGCACGACGAACGCGCGCACGCGCAGACGATCGCCGATCGCTTCGCCACCGATCACCGAGTTCGCACCGTCGCGTCGGACGATTTCGCGCTGATCGACACGCTGGTCGCGGCGTTCGACGAGCCCTTTGCCGATGCCTCGGCGCTCGCCACCTATCGCGTCTGCGAACTGGCGCGCGAGCGGGTGACGGTGGCGCTGTCGGGCGACGGTGCCGACGAGGCGATGGCGGGTTATCGCCGCTATCGCTTTCACGCCGCCGAGGAGCGGGTGCGCGGGCTGTTGCCGGCGGCGCTTCGCCGTGGTGCCGGCGCGCTCGGGGCGATCTACCCCAAGGCCGATTGGGCACCGCGACCGCTGCGGGCCAAGACGACGCTGCTCGCGCTCGCCGACGATGGCCCGACCGCTTATGCCAAGTCGGTCGGGGTGACGCTGCCCGCGATCCGCGAGGGGCTTTACAACGCCGCCACACGCCGCGCGCTTGGCGGCCATCGCGCTGAGACGCGCTATATCGAAACGATACGCGCCGCGCCGGGACGCGACGGGCTCGACGCCGCGCAATATGCTGATTTCAAACATTGGCTGCCCGGCGACATCCTCACCAAGGTCGATCGCACCAGCATGGCGGTGAGCCTGGAAGCGCGCGAACCCTTGCTCGACCACCGGCTGATCGAGTTCGCCGCGACGCTGCCGGCTTCGCTGCGCGTGCGAGGGGGTGAAGGCAAGTGGCTGATGAAGAAGGCGATGGAGCCCTATCTGCCGCGCGACATCCTGTATCGGCCAAAGATGGGGTTCGTGACGCCGATCAGCGCGTGGTTCCGTGGGCCACTGGCCGATGATGCCGCGAACCTGGCGCGGTCGGCGGTGCTTGCGACGTGGTTCGAGCCCGCGGCGATCGAGCGGCTGGCGAGCGAGCACAAAGCGGGCAGGGCCGAGCATGGCCGGACTTTGTGGCAATTGCTGATGCTGGAAAAAAGCGTGGCGCGGTTGTTCGGCTGA
- a CDS encoding XrtA system polysaccharide deacetylase translates to MRNAMSVDVEDWFQVGAFEKVIDKASWPTLDQRVDANTNAVLDLFAETNMKGTFFTLGWVAQRNPALMRRIADEGHEVASHGWDHARVFTFTAEQFRADLARARAALEDASGQPVTGYRAPSFSFDTRTPWAHQVLAEEGYAYSSSIAPIAHDHYGWPDAPRGLYRPLADSPLIEFPVTIARVLGKEVTAGGGFFRLLPSRVVERAIERSNADDQRPAVFYFHPWEIDPAQPRVKAAPLKSRVRHYSRLGAMAGKLRRLARGHAWGRVDAVVGAQAPLIA, encoded by the coding sequence ATGCGCAACGCCATGTCGGTCGACGTCGAGGACTGGTTCCAGGTCGGCGCGTTCGAAAAGGTCATCGACAAGGCGAGCTGGCCGACGCTCGACCAGCGGGTCGATGCCAACACCAACGCGGTGCTCGACCTGTTCGCCGAGACGAACATGAAGGGCACCTTCTTCACGCTAGGCTGGGTCGCGCAGCGCAATCCTGCGTTGATGCGCCGGATAGCCGATGAGGGGCATGAGGTCGCCAGCCATGGCTGGGACCATGCCCGCGTGTTCACCTTCACCGCCGAGCAGTTCCGCGCCGACCTCGCCCGCGCGCGCGCCGCGCTCGAGGATGCCAGCGGGCAGCCTGTCACCGGCTATCGCGCGCCGAGCTTCTCGTTCGACACCCGCACCCCCTGGGCGCACCAGGTGCTCGCCGAGGAGGGCTATGCCTATTCCTCGAGCATCGCGCCGATCGCGCACGACCATTATGGCTGGCCCGATGCGCCGCGCGGGCTGTACCGGCCACTTGCCGATTCACCGCTGATCGAGTTTCCGGTGACGATCGCGCGGGTGCTGGGGAAGGAAGTCACCGCGGGCGGCGGCTTCTTCCGCCTGCTGCCCTCACGCGTCGTCGAACGCGCGATCGAGCGTTCGAATGCCGACGACCAGCGCCCGGCGGTGTTCTATTTCCACCCCTGGGAGATCGACCCCGCGCAGCCACGCGTGAAGGCCGCGCCGCTCAAGTCGCGCGTTCGCCACTATAGCCGGCTCGGGGCGATGGCGGGCAAGCTGCGCCGGCTCGCGCGCGGGCATGCCTGGGGGCGGGTCGATGCGGTGGTCGGTGCGCAAGCCCCGCTGATCGCGTGA